One segment of Streptomyces sp. XD-27 DNA contains the following:
- a CDS encoding helix-turn-helix transcriptional regulator — translation MTSNVGPTVRRRRLGQELRRLRQEKGMTAEEVAEELMVSQSKISRLENGRRSISQRDVRDLCRVYRVEDKHLVESLMQMAKDSRQQGWWNAFGDVPYSVYIGFETDAASLRVYEPQILPGLLQTPQYAEAVISGGLPEAPADHIAQRVQVRMRRQDRITDPLSPLRLWAVVDEAAMRRVVGSPQIMSDQLEHLVHMSYEPHVTVQALPFDMGAHPGLSGQFSILEFSDESDTSVVYLEGVTSDLYLEKLSDVQSYSMMYEHLRAQALNVDQSRQFITMVAQQYRDRKN, via the coding sequence GTGACGTCCAACGTCGGCCCCACCGTCAGGCGACGCCGGTTGGGTCAAGAACTGCGCAGGCTCCGCCAGGAGAAGGGCATGACGGCGGAGGAGGTGGCGGAGGAGCTGATGGTCTCCCAGTCGAAGATCAGCCGACTGGAGAACGGCCGCCGCAGTATCAGCCAGCGCGACGTGCGCGACCTCTGCCGGGTGTACAGGGTCGAGGACAAGCATCTCGTCGAATCGCTGATGCAAATGGCCAAGGACTCCCGCCAGCAGGGCTGGTGGAACGCCTTCGGCGACGTCCCGTACAGCGTGTACATCGGCTTCGAGACCGACGCCGCGTCACTGCGGGTGTACGAGCCGCAGATCCTGCCGGGCCTGCTGCAGACCCCGCAGTACGCGGAGGCGGTCATCAGCGGCGGGCTTCCCGAGGCCCCGGCGGACCACATCGCCCAGCGCGTCCAGGTACGGATGCGGCGCCAGGACCGGATCACCGATCCGCTGAGTCCGCTGCGGCTGTGGGCGGTGGTCGACGAGGCGGCGATGCGCCGCGTGGTGGGCAGTCCGCAGATCATGAGCGACCAACTGGAGCATCTGGTCCACATGAGTTACGAGCCGCATGTGACGGTGCAGGCACTCCCGTTCGACATGGGGGCGCATCCCGGGCTGAGCGGCCAGTTCTCCATCCTGGAGTTCTCGGATGAGTCGGACACCAGCGTGGTCTATCTGGAAGGTGTCACCAGCGACCTCTACCTGGAAAAGCTCAGCGACGTACAGAGCTACAGCATGATGTACGAGCATCTGCGGGCACAGGCGCTGAACGTGGACCAGAGCCGCCAGTTCATCACCATGGTCGCGCAGCAGTACCGCGACCGAAAGAATTAG
- a CDS encoding GPP34 family phosphoprotein translates to MGRSRRTIPEELLLLALDPATGTTAQPQSLDLGLAGAQLVELALAGRIAPDGDRIAVVLPRPTGDPTLDSALELLRRRGSPVRAVHWIGGPRLGLRQTYLTHLERCGMVHAVAGQMCGVLPTTRYQATDTAISREIRARLDNAIRTGVPPDPRTAALAALAHAVGLGKHLYPGNEGRSSRSRLRDLIRHDPMGGLVAHAVMDVQNGVAAQPRRAPGAGRQSGARAEPAAGVPAQPVRRGGMARVGAR, encoded by the coding sequence ATGGGCAGGAGCCGCAGAACAATTCCGGAGGAGCTTCTGCTGCTGGCCCTGGACCCGGCCACGGGTACCACGGCGCAGCCGCAGTCGCTCGACCTGGGTCTCGCCGGGGCGCAGCTAGTGGAGCTGGCCCTGGCAGGACGGATAGCCCCGGACGGGGATCGTATCGCCGTGGTGCTGCCACGGCCGACCGGAGATCCGACATTGGACTCCGCGCTCGAGTTGCTGCGCCGCCGCGGCAGCCCGGTGCGGGCCGTCCACTGGATCGGCGGGCCCCGGCTGGGGCTGCGCCAGACGTATCTCACGCATCTGGAGCGGTGCGGCATGGTGCATGCCGTGGCGGGTCAGATGTGCGGGGTGCTGCCGACGACTCGCTACCAGGCGACGGACACGGCCATCAGCCGGGAGATCAGGGCCCGGCTGGACAACGCGATCCGCACCGGCGTGCCGCCGGACCCGCGGACCGCGGCGCTCGCCGCCCTGGCCCACGCGGTCGGCCTCGGCAAGCACCTCTACCCCGGGAACGAGGGGCGTTCTTCGCGCTCCCGGCTCCGGGACCTGATCAGGCACGACCCGATGGGCGGGCTCGTGGCGCACGCCGTGATGGATGTGCAGAACGGCGTGGCGGCGCAGCCCAGGCGGGCGCCGGGCGCGGGACGGCAGTCCGGGGCCCGTGCGGAGCCCGCGGCCGGGGTGCCGGCGCAGCCGGTCCGCCGCGGCGGCATGGCCCGCGTCGGAGCGCGCTGA
- a CDS encoding D-alanyl-D-alanine carboxypeptidase has translation MAGESPDTSEQQKSSGEATRGERDPRLAVFRTAEASRDAREERGAEGADRAEGSSDAEGVGDAAGADGADGPGGAEEADGLGADAKPVGGAGAEASGAAAETVDNDVRESEVVKAANASDGKDGRPAAGPLPVRPGARGGGAAKSAGDGAAARSAGESGVAGSGAADSAATGTGTGGSGTGGDARLRAAVAAWVSGANEDEDGANGETGEVGANGDASRSGAGSGAGETADTPVRTGGDEAEGDDRDDLERRNDSRTMVFGTMRQKSDEQPVDRATAVFGTVRPTSGEAEADRADANRSEGAAESAERKSADRATAFFGAVRAKEAEPGRPGGPGEPDGESAEPTSTEPTAVDTSAERRSADRATAFFGAVRPRNPEPTESGKPGKGQDAAPGDDSGTGTGAAGSEADDESKAKGTGATSGDGGGSAGARSSRDQATAVFGTLRPAAAESTAKPGGRPAAAQDAEDKRDADGAKTAADSSTSGDGAGATGGAAATGRATAAPDSPKTADRAKTADRAKPGDSTKTTGDRAAATGRGGSGKAAAGGAGTSAVDQPTTAFKALGSPSAGPDAKDRTAERSGGEPSAEGAGSGRPSTFVPLRSADDRATAAKPPTAAPGAAKPPSAAAAKSPSAPAAPGALPETERTKQQPLPPVPPPGEPAPLDLLAQLTNTPPPPETPARTIVRRFKIWTPLVILLAVILGTVQALRPLPDPELKLADTASYTFGGDAFTMPWPQQGQAAAEVEGVGSLGSYGPQKPVPIASVTKVMTAYVLLKERPLKPEDQGPKIRIDAQAGSESDAKNESRVEVKENQEYTYRQMLEMMMIPSGNNISRQLARWEAGTEAAFVKKMNAAAKDLGMTNTTYTDPSGLMAETKSTAVDQLKLAKAVMKDKTFRQIVRTPDKAIPGVPQRLINNNDLLLKQQGTAGIKTGSSSPRAAR, from the coding sequence GTGGCGGGCGAGTCCCCCGACACGTCGGAGCAGCAGAAGTCGTCGGGGGAGGCGACTCGGGGCGAACGTGACCCGCGGCTCGCGGTCTTCCGTACGGCGGAAGCCTCCCGCGACGCCCGCGAGGAGCGCGGTGCGGAGGGCGCGGATCGCGCCGAGGGGTCCAGCGACGCGGAGGGCGTCGGCGATGCCGCTGGTGCCGACGGTGCCGACGGTCCCGGTGGCGCGGAGGAGGCCGACGGCCTGGGTGCGGACGCGAAGCCGGTGGGCGGCGCGGGTGCCGAGGCGTCCGGCGCCGCCGCCGAGACCGTTGACAACGATGTTCGCGAGAGCGAAGTGGTGAAGGCGGCGAACGCGTCGGACGGCAAGGACGGGCGCCCGGCCGCCGGGCCGCTGCCCGTCCGCCCCGGTGCGCGCGGTGGCGGCGCGGCGAAGAGCGCGGGCGACGGCGCGGCGGCCCGGTCCGCGGGCGAGTCGGGTGTTGCCGGTTCCGGTGCGGCCGATTCCGCTGCGACCGGCACCGGTACGGGTGGCTCCGGTACGGGTGGTGACGCGCGGCTGCGAGCCGCCGTCGCGGCCTGGGTCTCCGGTGCGAACGAGGACGAGGACGGCGCGAACGGCGAGACCGGCGAGGTCGGCGCGAACGGCGACGCGTCCCGGTCCGGGGCGGGTTCCGGCGCGGGCGAGACGGCGGACACGCCGGTCCGGACCGGCGGGGACGAGGCCGAGGGCGACGACCGCGACGACCTGGAGCGGCGGAACGACAGCCGGACCATGGTCTTCGGCACGATGCGGCAGAAGTCGGACGAGCAGCCCGTGGACCGGGCGACGGCCGTCTTCGGCACCGTACGCCCGACGTCCGGGGAAGCGGAGGCGGACCGGGCGGACGCGAACCGGTCCGAGGGCGCGGCGGAGTCGGCCGAGCGGAAGTCGGCGGACCGCGCCACGGCGTTCTTCGGCGCGGTACGGGCCAAGGAAGCGGAGCCGGGGCGGCCCGGCGGCCCGGGGGAGCCGGACGGCGAGTCCGCCGAGCCCACGTCCACCGAGCCCACGGCCGTCGACACGTCCGCCGAGCGGAGATCCGCGGACCGGGCGACGGCCTTCTTCGGCGCCGTACGGCCCAGGAACCCGGAGCCCACGGAGTCCGGCAAGCCGGGCAAGGGCCAGGATGCCGCGCCCGGTGATGACTCCGGCACCGGTACCGGTGCCGCCGGGAGCGAGGCCGACGACGAGAGCAAGGCCAAGGGCACGGGCGCCACGTCCGGTGACGGCGGTGGCTCGGCCGGTGCGCGGTCTTCCCGAGACCAGGCGACGGCGGTGTTCGGCACCCTGCGGCCTGCGGCCGCGGAGTCGACCGCCAAGCCGGGTGGCCGACCGGCAGCCGCACAGGACGCCGAGGACAAGCGCGACGCCGACGGCGCCAAGACCGCCGCCGACAGCTCCACGTCCGGCGACGGCGCCGGGGCCACCGGCGGTGCCGCGGCCACCGGCCGCGCCACGGCGGCCCCCGACAGTCCCAAGACCGCCGACCGCGCCAAGACCGCCGACCGCGCCAAGCCCGGCGACAGCACCAAGACCACCGGCGACCGCGCCGCGGCCACCGGTCGTGGCGGCAGCGGCAAGGCCGCCGCCGGCGGCGCGGGCACGTCGGCCGTCGACCAGCCCACCACTGCCTTCAAGGCTCTTGGTAGCCCGTCCGCCGGGCCCGACGCCAAGGACCGGACCGCCGAGCGCTCCGGCGGTGAGCCGTCCGCCGAGGGCGCCGGCTCGGGGCGGCCGAGCACGTTCGTGCCGCTGCGGTCCGCGGACGACCGCGCCACCGCCGCCAAGCCGCCGACCGCCGCGCCCGGTGCCGCCAAGCCGCCGTCGGCCGCCGCCGCGAAGTCGCCGTCGGCCCCGGCCGCGCCCGGCGCGCTGCCCGAGACCGAGCGGACCAAGCAGCAGCCGCTGCCGCCGGTGCCGCCGCCCGGGGAGCCCGCGCCGCTGGACCTGCTCGCCCAGCTGACGAACACCCCGCCGCCGCCGGAGACCCCGGCGCGCACCATCGTGCGGCGGTTCAAGATCTGGACGCCGCTGGTCATCCTGCTGGCGGTCATCCTCGGCACGGTGCAGGCGCTGCGCCCGCTGCCGGACCCCGAGCTCAAGCTCGCCGACACGGCCTCGTACACCTTCGGCGGCGACGCGTTCACGATGCCCTGGCCGCAGCAGGGCCAGGCGGCCGCCGAGGTCGAGGGCGTCGGCAGCCTGGGCTCCTACGGTCCGCAGAAGCCGGTGCCGATCGCCAGTGTCACCAAGGTGATGACGGCGTACGTGCTGCTCAAGGAGCGCCCGCTCAAGCCCGAGGACCAGGGCCCCAAGATCCGTATCGACGCCCAGGCGGGCTCCGAGTCCGACGCCAAGAACGAGTCGCGGGTGGAGGTGAAGGAGAACCAGGAGTACACCTACCGGCAGATGCTGGAGATGATGATGATCCCGTCCGGGAACAACATCTCCCGCCAGCTCGCCCGGTGGGAGGCCGGTACCGAGGCCGCGTTCGTGAAGAAGATGAACGCCGCCGCCAAGGACCTGGGGATGACCAACACCACCTACACCGATCCCAGCGGGCTGATGGCCGAGACCAAGTCCACCGCCGTGGACCAGCTCAAGCTGGCCAAGGCGGTCATGAAGGACAAGACCTTCCGGCAGATCGTCCGGACCCCGGACAAGGCGATCCCCGGCGTGCCGCAGCGCCTCATCAACAACAACGACCTGCTCCTGAAGCAGCAGGGCACGGCGGGCATCAAGACCGGCTCCAGCTCCCCGCGGGCGGCGCGCTGA